Genomic window (Dasypus novemcinctus isolate mDasNov1 chromosome 10, mDasNov1.1.hap2, whole genome shotgun sequence):
TTCagaatgtgtgtgagtgtgtatggtTAGGGATGGTCCACGGTATGgttacattcatatttttaacatATAATTCTAGTTATATTGGTTGCAAGGGAgcattttattaatctcaaaatGATCCCTTCCCTTTCTCAAGAAAGTTGTAATGTATAATAATAGCATTAGTGAACAGAATAACACTATGACCCTGGAATTTCAGCACTTTACAAGATCTTGTgcataaagtttatgaaaccttAGTGTAAAAATTTCTGGTTTACTCTGATATCTTAGGTGAGATATTGGACTTTAGAGAAGTAAAGTGTCTCTCCAGAATAGGGTATCAAGCCACAGGACAGAGACTAACTCAGTGCAGAAATGAAAAGGTGCAGTAATGAGTTTTGCCACACATTGTGTTGATTTCCTTAATTAGCCATATCACTACATAAAAATGGAAAGCACAAGATCAACTTGGACTCAATAATTTTCTCTCTGTGGACATTTTCCTTAACATCTTCTGGCCTAGATTTATTTCTATGAATTactgataaaaataataactaataatATTACTGCATAGGAAGGATGGGAAGATTACATTAGGAAATTCATATAAAGCATTTCAAACCCAGCCTATACATAGTATTGTCTTTTAAATATTGGTGGTTATAGTATTTCTCAGCTGACAACCCCACGTTTTCTTAGCTGTATTTAAACACCAAATAGATTGCTTGAATCCCTGGTTGCTGGCTGCAGAAACAATTAGGAGGCATTTGAAGTTTACAAATTGCCTAAATAAAATCCTAAGAATTCTTTCTAAAATAATATACATGAATACTGAGGATCTATTGCTTGCATTTAACATCTCCATTCCTCATTTGGGAAATATGGTTATTCAGAGAGAAATTTACATCTTAGGAAGGGTTAAGGAGCCAGAGGCTCAAGAGGAAACATCCTTCTATAGGCCTTTGTCTAACTACTTATATAATTAAACTTTGGAGAAGAAATAAGTCTAGGGATAATaattacattttgaaataatCCCTTTCTTGGCATTGCAGTTAGTAACAAAAGAAATACCTGGTTTCTCACCACAGATCTTAGGTCAGTACTTCTGGACCATAGGCATAAAGAATAGTTTCTAAAGTTATGTCTCGGAGAAGGCAGTttatatgtctgtgtgtgtgtgtttgtgtgtgtttaccAGTCTGTTTTTGAATCCCTCTGAGCTTTTTCCATGAGAATCCTGCTTGTTGAGACAATATTATTATGAGTATATCCCCAGAGTCTATCACTGGGTAAATTATGTTTTAATTGTTTTCCTCTCTGCGTGACTCTTCTTGTATTCATGTTAAAACTCatgtctatattttcttctgcctATCTATAAAGGATAAAAAAAGGATCTTATTACCAAACTAAGAATTTAATATAAATCTCTTAAGCAGATTTTTATGCAATTAAGTCCCAGTAATACGGATATTATCTTATTAATCACGTAGGCTTGCCCTCATTACATTAGTTCATTAACTACAACATCTGAGTAACTCATTTTGCTTCATTTCCTCAGCTCATTGGCCTGTTTATTTTTATCACATCTATGTTTTGTggtagagagaaaaagaaaaaaaaaactgcttgaaGAAATAAAGTTTTGTCTAAATTTTTGTGATATGTAGAATAAAGCAGGATAAGGTCAATAAACTGATTATGTTTATGCCAGTTTAAGGAAATATGCCTCCAAAATTTAATTACTATGGAAATTACTGAAGAAACTTTGTGTGTGAATTtttatagttaataataatggcAGTATTTATAATGTAGATCTTGAGAGACCCATGAGAAAATCTGGTAATAACATTTCAAGACTTTAGTTAGACTGATAACCTTGTTTCCAAGGGTAGAGCATATGTGACTAGAAAAGAGTGAGTTTACTGAGCTGAGAGCATCCTCCTTGGATTCACAATTTAAGGGACTGACAGGGACCTCACCAGGTGGTGAAAACAAAACTATGATAATGGATCAAACCAGGAAACATGATGGCTCATGCCAAATAAGGTTGAAATGCCAGATCTGCTAGGGTTTTATGTATAGGGTTGATGCAGATGCAGGCTGCATGGTAATaacaggacattttaaaaaatgccattaCTAGTGTAAACTCATCAGGATTCAGGCAGACATAATTATATAATGAAGGGCAAGCACTATGGGGGAAGCCAGGAGAGTTGAGCAGATTGTTAGTACAACATGGTGTCCCAAGGAGTCAAATGATGGGCAGTCAACAATAGTGCTACTCAATGTGTATCCTCTAATGAAATCAAAGTGGATGATCAGGAAGGTTGAGGACAACTGTTCCCCAAAAAACATAACATCTTGTCTGTTTTATGGATTTCAATCAGGTTTCTGTCCTGGCATTTACTGTGCAAAAGAGGGGTTGATTTCCCAGGAGCAAGGAATTATATTACCTTAGCAAGTACACAGAGTAAAGAGTCCCCCATTTCTTCTGAAGAGGGACTTATGGCCATTTACTTAGGATACTGTGTACTGGGGACatagaaatacaaaatattttgagACCTGTGGGATGCGGGTTCTCAGTATTAAAACCTGAAGACAAAAATCATCATCATGTCTCCTACTGCATGAGTGTGAGAActacaactataaaactcctaaaggAAACTTAGGGATGCATCTTCAGGAAATTAtgttaggcaacagtttcttagataTTATATGAACAGaggaagcaacaaaagaaaaaacagataaagaggacttcatcaaaattaaaagctttgtgcatcaaaggacttgaGTATGACAGTAGAAAGACAACcaacataatgggagaaaatatttggaaaccacatatctgataaagtttaataaccagaatatataaagcagTCCTACTACTCAACAAGAAAGAATCAAGCAACCCAAttggaaaatgggcaaaacacttgaatcaatatttctccaaagacgatatacaaatagccaaaaagcacataaaatgatggtcaacatcactagtcattagggaaattctataaaaaacacaatgagatatcatttcacacccactagaatggctactaataaaaaatggaaaaaaattgttgGAGAAGATATAGAGTAATAGATCCACACATTcctttttggtgggaatgtaaaatgttgcagcctctatggagaacagtttggcagttcctttcAAAGTACAGACTTGCCATATCCCCTGTAATCCTCCTTCTATGTATATATCAAAAGTATttaaagcaaggactcaaacagatgttAGTACATCATTGTCCTTAGGAggattattcacaactgccaaaagattgAATCAGCCCCAGTGTCCAGCAacagatgatggacaaacaaaaGTGGTGTATACATGCAATGTCATACTGTCctaccataaaaatgaatgaagttctttttttttttttttctggttctgatcattcttatttatttattttttttgattacattatgaaaaatatgaggtcccattcaaccccaccgcccccgccccccactccccccacagcaacactctctcccatcatcatgacacatccatttcacctggtaagttcatctctgagcatcactgcaccccatagtcaatggtccacatcatagcccagactctctcacgttccatccagtgggatggcgagtgggagagccgagccgcgccgcggagggcggcgggcaagggagccgagcccagcctagctgggccgcggtgggcggcgggcgggaatgaagttctgatataggaaacaacgtggatgaatcttgaaaacatcatgttatctgaaataagccatacacaaaagacaaatattttatgagctcactgatataattagtataagcaaattcatagagtaaaAAACTAGAATGCAAGTTGCCAGGGGGAAGGACGAGGGTAGGGATTAGGGAGTTAGTGATTAATTGATACAGAGTttttgtttgaagtgatgaaagagTTTTGgtatggatggtgatgatggtaacacaacattgtgaatgtaattcatattagtgaattatatatttgagtttggttaaaaggaaaagttttaggttgtatatatgttgctagaataaaaataaaaaaataaaaaaacccacaggAGTATATAACACAAAtatgaaccctaatgtaagttaaggactatagttaagaaTATAATTATAATCATAAGGTTCCACCAGTTTTAACAATGGTACTATTCTAATGCAAAttattaataatagaaaaaactGCAAGTGGGatgttggtatatgggaattttctGCATGATTCTTCTGTTAAACTACAcctatctaattttaaaaaaagtttaaataatcTAACCCATTAATCTATTCATTTTTCATACAGCAAATACAAAACTAAACCCTGATATATGAAAAGCAGTCCATCTGTGAGAGGGGATGCCATAttgaacaaaagagaaagaatccCTGTCTTCGTAGGAAGTATGCTTTAGTGGGGATATTCTAAAATACTTCTATTATCAATGAATCCCAAACGTGCCCATTATCCCCATTTACCAAAAATTCTTTCTCCTCAGCTCTAAGGCAAAGAACTATGCTTTATGGATCCATTTGTAAAGATCCTAAGTTATGTGTTTAAACTCTCATCTCCATTTAGCATAACAGTTTACTTTATGGAGTTTTTAATAATATGAGACTCTCCTCCatatatctctctatatatctaCATCTGCATCTATATAATGTATGTTATCTATTTCCAAGGTCTATAATAATATAAACCTCTCCTCcatatatctatctttatatatatatatatatatatctgcatCTATATAACATATGTTATATTTCTATATCCAAGGTCTATAATAATTTATTGAACATGTTAGGTGCTCAATTAAACTTTGTTTCATGAAAGATAAGTAAATAAGAAGGTGGATTGTTTTTCCTATGATGAATGAGATGACTTCATTGGGAAGAGGATGGTGTCTCCTTCTTACTTCTTATCATTGCTGTATACTTTCCTCTTTCCATCAAAGATTTAATGTCGCTGGCTGACTCTGATGCTACCACCATGCAACTGGAAGAAGCACAGCATCCTTAGTAGGATCTGCTTGGTCTTGATGGTGTAAACAACTGGACTGAGTGCTGGAGGTGTGAGAAAGTGAAAAAGGAGAGCAGCACATGACTGCATGGGGAAGCCTGTTTCCCAAATCTGTGAATCATGGACAGGCCAATCATAGGTGTGTAGAAAAGCAGCACGGCACAGATGTGGGAGACACAGGTGTTGAAGGCTTTGAGGCACTCAGTCTTGGAGGCAATAGACAGCACTGTCCATATAATCAGTCCATAGGAGAGAACAATGAGCACTGAGTCCACACCCAGAGTAGAGAGCACTACAAAGAGACCATAGGCACTATTGATGTGGGTGTCGGCACAGGCCAGCTTCATGACATCTGGGTGCAGGCAGTAGGAATGGGAAAGCTGGTGATGCTGGCAGTAAGGCAGCTTCTTTAACATGATGGGGGCTGGGATGTGGAGACTGACACTGCGCACCACGATGGCCAAGCCCAAGTTGGCAATCCGGGTGCTCGTGAGGATGGTGCCATAGTGTAGCAGGTTGCTGATGGCCATGAAACGTTCAAAGGccattgtcagcagcacagagaATTCCATGATGGAGAAGTTGTGGATGAAGAAGAGCTGGGCCAAGCACACATCCACCGCCACCTCCCTGAGCCCCAGCTTGTAGATGGTGAGCATGGTGGGGAGCATAGAGGCAGACAGGCCCAGGTAGGTCACTGCTAGCATTGAAAGAAAGTAAtacataggctggtgcagggaggGCTCTGACCTCACCACCCACAAGATCAGGCTGTTTCCTGGGAGAAATGCCACATACATGGCACACAGAGGGAGGGAGAGCCAGCTGTGCACAGCCTCGAGGCCAGGGAGGCCTGTTAGGAGGAAGTAGGTGTCAGTGTGGTTGGAAGACAGCATGGTgatcttgagaaacagaattccGAATGTAAGTGCAATCACAGCCCCTAGAATCAAAGGAATTTGTGGGTCAGAATGTGTAGCATAAACCTAATGCTTATACAACTCCCCAAAATAGTTCTCTGGCAACTCATGAACTTATAATTTCCCTAAGCATCTCCCGTTGTCCATAGATAAGAAACTCTTAAAAAAGCTGTGTTTGAACTATTAGAAAAAATCCTGTCTACATGGTAAGCCTAGCTCAGGAGCCACACaagaaaatatactttaaatcaCAGAAGAGTTTTAAACATGGCTCTGGAAATGATCTGAAGACAGATTTGGCCCCAACTCATCATTATACATATTGGGAAAAGAATTCTAAGTTTCAAGATGGTGTCAAACCTTGGTTCAGAATCCAAATGGCCTCACTTACCAAGTCAAGTTCTCCTTTCATCACTTCACACTGTCTTTCAATAGTTATTCTACCATGTGGTAAATTTGAGAAACTTGCAGGCATTATCTgtcataattaaaaaataaataaataaataaaagaacaaccCTTGGCATATCAGCTACCGTGTGAGCACACAAATACCacctacaaacacacacacacaattggaAATGCCAACTtatgacaaatattttaaacatttatctaAATATGAGTAATTCTCTGAGTGGATCTGTGCATGTGGTACACTATTTAAATAGAATGATTCTTAACTCATAGAATGTCAGATTGGTTGACTTAAAGGTAGTCTTTAACTACTTAACATTAAACTAAAGAGAATCCAGAaactagaaaagacaattacTTGTCAATAAATTACTATTTTGATTCACATAAAAACTATATATCCCAGAGATATACCACTCTCTGGGGTTCAATCTGTCCTCTCTGCACTTGCTTCCTGGACAATTGGATGCAATCTCCTCCCTATATTTAATCCAGTATGGGTTTCCTCTTCTGATAATACCACAGAAGAGAATTCAGTTCAAAagcttttcctctttcctcctaaTCATAAACACAGGTGATTTCTGAAGTTTTCCAGGAATACAAAACCTTAATGTATAACCAGCAAGGACAACTTAATCTTGAACAGTCTTAATTAAGCATATACTTACTAGATttatgtgctttctttttttctcaaatgacattgatttttctttattttgttaccAGTCCTCTCATCTATTCTAGGACATGCAGTTCAGTATTCCTCTGACACTGAAAAGTAGGGCTACATAATTAATCCTGCTGCTTTTTCTTCTGCAGATAACAATGCCCAAGCATAATGCATTGCATTTATATTTCACTTAAAGCACTTTACAAATAGAGCATTTTATAATATTTCAACCCTCAGAAGTAGAAAGGTGAGTTTTCATGCCTAGCGTCTAGATTAAAAAATCATCTCTAAGATCTCAAGTGCATAACTTCCCTAAATCTAGGACGGTCATGAAGGAGCACCTAATTCTAGGTGGCTCAGTGCTTTGCCATCTGAGTACTGTGGCTTGTAGCTGAGGACAATAGCTAGCTCTTGTTGACAAGAATCAGGATACTCACAGACCTCATCTTTAATGAAAAGTAAACTAAAGGGgggtggatgtgtctcaagtggttgagtacctgctttccactTGGGAGGTcacgggttcagttcccagtgcctcttgtaaaaacaaaaacaaacaacaggcaaaacaaatgaaaaaaaaaaataacatagggAACCTGATGTGACTCAGTGCTTGAGctctgacttcccacatatgaggtcatgggttcaattccccataactaaaaaaaaaaaaaaagtaagccaaAGACTCCCATTCAtcttaatttttcatttcctaCATGTTACCCCTTCTAGTTTTTCATATATCAGCCTACTTTATTATATCCATGTAATAATTAAAGTGTCCAAGGCACTGTTCTATATGTAGGAATAGAGCTATGAAAAAGTAATAAGGTACCAGTAATGAAGGAAACATAAGAAAcaagattattttaaatatgtgtgaaaaataaaataatgtggcAAGAGAAGGTGATGCTGCATTAGACTGAGAGTTTAGGGGACAGCTTTCTGAGGAGATGCCATTTGGGATAAAGATAACAACAAGTAGGAACAAGACAAATAAAGGTGAATATAATTAGGTGGAGCTTCATAGAGAAGTGTCAGGAAAAACCTCAGATTATTAGAGTTTGTGTTAATGAGGTGACAGGGATCTGCTAGAGCTGAATTTATGATAGAAGTATGAAAGGTAAGAGAACAGAGAactagaatcaacaaaatcaccTAAGGAACTGCATTTCACCtatataaaaaaaatcttaaacaaaacaaaatgttaaaagcatACAGAGAATTCTCTGTTGTGCTGAATATGTATACCTAGTGACTCTGAATGGCAAGAAGAGACCTTGCTCCTCAGGGCCAACCTCTGATATGCCGCAGGCATGGCCAGGCACAAAAACAGTTTCTTTGAATGGGATGCTCAAGAGTATTTAATCACTGGTGgttaaagaacagaaaatatatGGCAATTGTAATAAACAAGGATAGTATGTGACGGCTAATAATTTGTTGGGAAAAGtactaaattataaataaatgtatgttgGCTAATCTTTGTTGCTTCAAGAAGTTGGGCAAGTTGTTTAAACCCCACATTTAACTTTATGAATTTCTAGTCAGATACTGACAGAGGGAACAAAGGCAAAATAAGGTGAACACATAGTTGGGGACATTGGTGAGAATTATGCACTCAGATTAACTGAATGTTCTCTATGAGCTCCCCATCCACATTCATCTTGCAGTGTTTTTAAAACCCAGAGaaaatctttaatatttctttaaaaactgaaaagtCCTTTGCCTTACCCATAGATCTCAGATGCAAAGAAACAAGCACAGCAATTGTACTTAGGGTAAGCAGAACTAGGATTTCTAATTTTACTGCATTTACTCAGGCTTCAAGAAAATAATATTATGGAAAAAGGCATTGAGATGCTCATATACGTAGACTATGTCCCAATTACTTTTCTTATGTTACACTCATCTGATTGCATAGAAGATTAATTTGGTGAGCTTGTAATCGTGTAATATAGTTTCCTTGTTTTAATAGTTaagaaatacttgttgaatgaaggGTTTGGTGATAATAAGCATAAGAGTGTGGTCTTTAGTGCTGACTATCACCCAAACTCTAGTGGGGAAGAACCTTGAACACATGCCTTACTAACTCAGTACTTCTATAATTgacatatagaaaaaaaaaaaggcactttcatatatatttttcaccTTTAATTTATTCATATAGTGTCTAGACTCTGTTAAGGACAATGAAACATCACATAGGGGAGGGTTACAGAAGAATGATTTCACAAAGAACTATTAGCTTCTCGCAAATAGTAACTGTTCCTTTGAATGGTAAACAGATTTTTCAATCCTCTGTAGACGTGTGGCTTCatggagaaagatgagaagtCATTCTGGGTTTTCCAATACCAATGTTGATTTTCTTCTGCAGGCACATTACGATTCAGGTCAACAGCTTTAAGAGCCCATAGTCAGCTGTGGTAGTAATAAAACAATGGGTTTCATGTTCACAGAAGATTCTGTTTTCTCATTATGTACATATACTCATATATGCTGTAAGACTTCAGTTCTTCTCATCTTCTGAACAAGGGGGAAGGAGGCAATTGCACTAATTCTTATAGCATGCCAATTACATAAATTTATTTGATGATAAAATAAGACAGTGGATGGAAGAGTTCTTAGTATTCTATAAAGTACACAGGAAGTAAATAATGATTGCCAATGCTTGTTCCTTAATTATTTCTAAATGTACTTACCATGTTCAAAATGCAAGGAACTATCTCAGGGATGATTCTACAAGATTTacaaagaattttatttattcttcactGCCCTGGGTTTATTGATTCAGTTAACATCTTTCTCACCTACATTTTTGCAAGAAGAAAGAGCATGTCTTTTCAGACTACCTTCATAAACCAACAACCCCTGTTCCATTCTGTCACTCAAAATTTCCCTTACTTTGTTGGCAGAGAatcagtctgtttatatcaggCTTTATTTAAGACATGGAAGACTTTCAATGGTGAGTTAATTGCCCATCTCCAAATTTCACATTTAACTGTTTTCCTCTGCTATGACAGCACATTTGATGAGGTCTTCAGGAAATTTAGTCAACGGCTCTGAGCTGGTACCTGAAAGTGAAGAGCCTCTTCTCTTCCTCTAAATGTTTGCTATACCATCTTTTTTCAGGGTTTTAACTAAACACATACTAATATTATTCTTAAATGAGCACTAACAACAACCATGGCCAatgacttttccttt
Coding sequences:
- the LOC101434580 gene encoding LOW QUALITY PROTEIN: olfactory receptor 51G2-like (The sequence of the model RefSeq protein was modified relative to this genomic sequence to represent the inferred CDS: inserted 1 base in 1 codon), which gives rise to MLSSNHTDTYFLLTGLPGLEAVHSWLSLPLCAMYVAFLPGNSLILWVVRSEPSLHQPMYYFLSMLAVTYLGLSASMLPTMLTIYKLGLREVAVDVCLAQLFFIHNFSIMEFSVLLTMAFERFMAISNLLHYGTILTSTRIANLGLAIVVRSVSLHIPAPIMLKKLPYCQHHQLSHSYCLHPDVMKLACADTHINSAYGLFVVLSTLGVDSVLIVLSYGLIIWTVLSIASKTECLKAFNTCVSHICAVLLFYTPMIGLSMIHRFGKQASPCSHVLLSFXHFLTPPALSPVVYTIKTKQILLRMLCFFQLHGGSIRVSQRH